A region from the Alnus glutinosa chromosome 5, dhAlnGlut1.1, whole genome shotgun sequence genome encodes:
- the LOC133869386 gene encoding U-box domain-containing protein 21-like, which yields MISSWRKRIAGRRAAAKNGDLELEELMIPSHFRCPISLELMKDPVTLATGITYDRQSIETWIDGGNQTCPITNQQLRNLDPIPNHTLRKMVQDWCVENQSYGIERIPTPRIPTSSAQVSEILSKITTASKRGDQAGCRELAAKIKALGKESDRNKRCIAANRAGSVLSAAFESFSRSASFDTNGAVLEEILSGLTLLFPLDEQAKSNLGSAASLHCMVWFLKGGDLSARRNAVLALKELLLESDALAEIEGALEALVKLIKEPICPTATKASLMVIYHMVNSSSSYDQNETNRERFADMGLVSLLLEKLVDSERSVCEKAMGVLDGICSGEKGREKAYSHALTVPVLVKKLLRVSDFTTEFSVSILWKLWKNEKREHEVGGRVLLVEALQVGAFQKLLLLLQVGCTERTREKATELLKAMNLHKDRLELECIDSMDFKDIKRQF from the coding sequence ATGATTTCTTCCTGGAGAAAGCGAATAGCTGGCCGCCGTGCTGCTGCTAAGAACGGAGACCTGGAGCTGGAGGAGCTGATGATACCCAGCCACTTTCGATGCCCGATATCTCTAGAGTTGATGAAAGATCCGGTCACGTTGGCGACGGGGATTACGTACGACCGCCAGAGCATTGAGACGTGGATTGACGGCGGGAACCAGACCTGTCCCATTACTAACCAGCAGTTGAGAAATCTCGACCCAATACCGAACCACACGTTGAGGAAGATGGTACAGGATTGGTGCGTTGAGAATCAATCCTACGGCATTGAGAGGATCCCCACGCCGCGGATTCCCACCAGCTCGGCGCAGGTTTCAGAAATTCTCTCCAAGATTACGACGGCAAGTAAACGCGGAGACCAGGCCGGCTGCCGGGAGTTGGCGGCGAAGATCAAGGCGTTGGGGAAGGAGAGCGACCGCAACAAGCGGTGCATTGCGGCAAATAGAGCCGGCAGCGTTCTGTCGGCCGCGTTTGAATCTTTCTCGAGATCCGCGTCGTTCGACACAAACGGTGCCGTGTTGGAGGAAATCTTGTCGGGTTTGACACTGCTTTTCCCGCTCGACGAACAGGCCAAGTCTAATCTTGGGTCGGCTGCTTCGTTGCATTGCATGGTATGGTTTTTGAAGGGCGGAGATTTGTCGGCGAGAAGGAACGCGGTTTTGGCGTTAAAAGAGCTTCTTCTTGAATCAGACGCATTGGCGGAGATTGAAGGAGCTTTAGAAGCACTGGTGAAGCTGATCAAAGAACCCATTTGCCCCACTGCCACAAAAGCTTCATTGATGGTGATATATCACATGGTTAACAGTTCCTCCTCGTACGATCAAAACGAGACAAACAGAGAAAGATTTGCGGACATGGGTTTGGTCTCATTGCTGCTGGAGAAACTTGTGGACAGCGAAAGAAGCGTATGCGAGAAGGCGATGGGCGTTCTTGACGGAATATGCAGCGGAGAAAAAGGTAGAGAAAAGGCCTACAGCCATGCTTTGACAGTGCCGGTTCTAGTCAAGAAGTTGTTGCGCGTATCGGATTTCACAACCGAGTTCTCGGTTTCCATCCTATGGAAGCTCTGGAAGAATGAAAAGAGGGAGCATGAAGTAGGAGGAAGAGTTCTTCTTGTTGAAGCTCTTCAAGTGGGTGCTTTTCAGAAGCTTCTGTTGCTCTTGCAAGTTGGATGTACGGAGAGAACGAGGGAGAAGGCAACGGAGCTGTTGAAAGCGATGAATCTTCACAAGGATCGGTTGGAGTTGGAGTGCATTGATTCCATGGATTTTAAGGATATCAAAAGGCAATtttaa